The Centroberyx gerrardi isolate f3 chromosome 7, fCenGer3.hap1.cur.20231027, whole genome shotgun sequence genome contains a region encoding:
- the LOC139921940 gene encoding sterile alpha motif domain-containing protein 9-like: MECSFSELGWHGLPYGQWTESHVSSWLRSIGIKENYIQKLEEEEVTGPVLMSLQRKYFSTTIGMKGGQIEHLLKKRDELQSEPNKLQKESSSYGKTRDDKEQKNMEVFRQEPKPNLQKPCEGMEKKNIHMECNDNLASTGVSPPLCDYRKFDEHEQDFRYVKHNVLPPETGIENMIVPCHEYKSLEIAHKLDSKRLQTKVASEVLRFACACMNMRTNGTIHFGIMDKIRGNHQHGEIIGIPVKNQEDFVDALDYIEKCFKGSNQQCDARSCMRNPRFIQVLDKDATEKTWVIEYDVVPKASIVKDKLYSVGVPKFFEKDNKVKFEEKVPYHRVGANTPRILDDDLVNFIQGLREKDRQREEAESSSNQTTVDCREDQKRKLAILLTCGKTYMDNSLFYIIVTNKFHPEHLDSISFLVHMNLFCVFDFDPDSKTSGLCGRYKEHRAANPHFLDDYANNDGLSTADFINRLQLFDRTSWIFCNGRNNYHGGEETCDEKNWIKTRKKKLKKAVSVICNEILPRRSFVVLFLLMSQVEQPLVETFHEFYAEMNGHDDLAVISESKENYKKWSSLAQVSCDMCLLKEISIVEMPLSHVDATVQSIQLSKNQHTRTLPVLNEGLCFLKSVEEDMIHSLEIISVDQCDDTKLEIMSQDEIKNKEMYFYRGGKIDWINFWLADKQQCEAIIQRDAYEDTNKILEKIVNQKHAKRSIECVNIYHQPGSGGSTVARQILWSWRKKVRCAVVKQSKEITTVCEHAVLLREYEERDKNNCLPVLLLLENCNADYIDDLRQQLGNVIATKKIRPSVLCFILLICKRSHDPERMCRASPSQTVAVTHRLTKAEKDLFSKRREQLQLQFDPEFILTFVLMSKEFESSYIEDFVKNLLHKIDHSSRITRLIRFVALLNCYIDDSYIPVSHCEASLGITMHLDRTQHHAFVDHLNDEARLVFIHLRESSTNISSIRIIHPLLAKEILIQLSANLSLSDITMDLINDKLLINHRFGRDEFLKFIRALFIRRDKKSRGDLKDTAFSRLIQHVEKEKDGVQKAVDLMKAAYTSLERDAFVAQQLARLLYTNLRFEEALEWAEEAKSLLPYDMFILDTLGQVYKRWFYHLYDTLEEKEPTPERAVEIIDTAVKGISAFRASEKTPKVETVSLNSSYQGEVDVGCRLLKFLSVVDVFSTNTGNSELMKYLLTDYIPAEVKNPWQKFHYKLKGLQKSLYHALESISEDLSYFHTDISEEDEELDARDPEQVYNPRRWLKRKSAIYAGFFCNIPDEGKNAEMACPAEKLNPFQRQMKTYELGGGNVTSILSLLHDKKPERAGKKLERIIGMYPANLTRNDLDQTELANFIFCQIALNCTLPGSSKLLSLQKLQDLSMRFNTKGRNISSASALFLLSLLFWPETSNEELNSVSSQILIPAINELQKVFQQKMRVCPSKSRKVSHFFLAKAQGLNKIVHRSAIEKHIKGTLSERNLKWLGGEVWKTKQVDQLLKRVEGWTENGNLFVKGATRDSKIRAFPQNAASLPHANENVTFYLGFSFDGVVAFDIQVMK, translated from the exons ATGGAATGCAGTTTCTCAGAGTTGG GATGGCATGGACTGCCCTATGGCCAATGGACAGAATCTCATGTGAGCTCCTGGTTGAGATCCATTGGAATAAAAGAAAACTACATACagaaactggaggaggaggaggttacAGGACCCGTTCTAATGAGTCTACAAAGGAAATACTTTAGCACTACAATTGGAATGAAAGGTGGTCAAATTGAACATCTACTAAAGAAAAGAGATGAACTTCAGTCGGAACCAAATAAACTGCAAAAAGAAAGTAGTTCATATGGTAAAACTAGAGAtgacaaagaacaaaaaaacatggaagttTTCAGACAAGAACCAAAACCTAATTTACAGAAACCTTGTGAAGGAATGGAAAAGAAGAATATTCATATGGAGTGTAATGACAATTTGGCTTCAACAGGAGtatctccacctctctgtgaCTACCGGAAATTTGATGAGCATGAACAAGACTTCAGATATGTCAAGCACAACGTGCTACCTCCAGAGACTGGAATTGAAAACATGATTGTTCCATGCCATGAATATAAGTCACTGGAGATCGCACACAAGTTAGACTCAAAAAGGCTTCAAACAAAAGTAGCAAGTGAGGTATTAAgatttgcatgtgcatgcatgaatatgCGAACCAATGGGACAATTCATTTTGGGATTATGGATAAAATCAGAGGTAACCACCAGCATGGCGAAATCATAGGGATACCTGTAAAAAATCAGGAGGACTTTGTGGATGCATTAGACTACATTGAAAAATGCTTCAAAGGATCAAATCAACAATGTGATGCCAGGAGTTGCATGAGGAACCCAAGATTCATTCAGGTGCTTGACAAGGACGCCACTGAGAAAACATGGGTCATTGAATATGATGTTGTCCCGAAAGCAAGTATTGTAAAAGATAAGCTTTACAGTGTCGGTGTTCCAAAATTCTTTGAGAAGGACAACAAAGTCAAATTTGAAGAGAAAGTCCCCTATCACAGAGTGGGGGCTAACACACCACGCATACTTGATGATGACCTTGTTAATTTCATTCaaggactgagagagaaagaccgacagagagaggaggcagagtcTTCTAGCAATCAAACTACTGTTGATTGTAGAGAGGATCAAAAGAGGAAACTCGCCATCCTACTAACATGTGGAAAAACATACATGGACAACTCCCTGTTTTACATCATTGTGACAAACAAATTTCACCCTGAACATCTTGACAGCATAAGCTTCTTGGTTCACATGAATCTattctgtgtgtttgattttgacCCTGATTCAAAGACATCAGGTCTATGTGGTAGATATAAGGAACACCGGGCTGCAAACCCTCACTTTCTTGATGACTATGCAAATAATGATGGATTGAGCACTGCTGACTTCATAAATCGTCTGCAGCTTTTTGATAGAACAAGCTGGATTTTCTGCAATGGACGGAATAACTACCATGGTGGAGAGGAAACCTGTGATGAAAAGAACTGGATCAAAACCagaaaaaagaaactgaaaaagGCAGTGTCAGTCATCTGCAATGAAATCCTTCCCAGGCGTTCATTTGTAGTCCTCTTCCTGCTTATGTCCCAGGTTGAACAGCCACTTGTTGAGACATTCCATGAATTCTATGCAGAGATGAATGGTCATGATGATTTGGCAGTCATATCAGAGTCAAAGGAGAACTACAAAAAATGGTCAAGTCTTGCCCAGGTGTCTTGTGACATGTGTCTACTCAAAGAGATCAGCATTGTTGAAATGCCCCTGAGTCATGTGGATGCCACAGTTCAAAGTATTCAGCTGTCAAAGAATCAACACACTAGGACATTACCAGTCTTAAATGAAGGCCTGTGCTTCTTAAAATCAGTTGAAGAGGATATGATACATTCTTTGGAAATCATCAGTGTTGACCAGTGTGATGATACAAAACTGGAGATCATGAGCCAAGATGAAATCAAGAACAAAGAGATGTACTTCTATCGAGGTGGCAAGATAGACTGGATCAACTTCTGGCTCGCTGATAAACAACAGTGTGAGGCTATCATACAGAGAGATGCCTACGAAGATACAAACAAAATTCTAGAAAAGATAGTGAATCAAAAGCATGCAAAACGATCCATAGAGTGTGTGAATATATATCATCAACCTGGCAGCGGTGGAAGTACAGTGGCACGACAGATCCTCTGGAGTTGGAGGAAAAAAGTACGATGTGCAGTTGTTAAACAGTCTAAGGAAATTACAactgtgtgtgagcatgcagtGCTACTGAGGGaatatgaagagagagacaaaaacaactgTCTGCCAGTGCTCTTGTTGTTGGAGAACTGCAATGCAGATTACATAGATGATCTCAGGCAGCAGCTTGGCAATGTCATTGCAACCAAAAAAATAAGACCCTCTGTGTTGTGCTTCATCCTGCTCATCTGCAAAAGGTCACACGATCCAGAAAGAATGTGCAGAGCATCACCATCTCAAACAGTAGCAGTGACACATAGGCTGACAAAAGCAGAGAAGGATTTGTTCTCAAAGAGGCGTGAGCAACTTCAACTGCAATTTGACCCAGAGTTCATCCTCACATTTGTGCTGATGAGTAAAGAGTTTGAGTCAAGTTACATTGAGGACTTCGTCAAAAACCTTTTGCATAAAATTGATCATTCATCACGTATCACTCGCCTCATCAGATTTGTGGCTCTCTTGAATTGCTACATTGATGACTCTTACATACCTGTGTCACACTGTGAGGCGTCCCTTGGCATAACAATGCACCTGGACAGAACTCAACACCACGCATTTGTGGATCATCTCAATGATGAAGCTAGGCTTGTTTTCATCCACCTAAGAGAAAGTTCAACAAATATATCATCAATACGGATAATTCATCCACTGTTGGCAAAGGAAATTCTGATTCAGCTCTCTGCAAATTTGTCTCTAAGTGACATCACCATGGACCTAATTAATGACAAACTACTAATCAATCATAGGTTCGGCAGAGATGAGTTTTTGAAGTTCATCAGAGCTCTTTTCATCAGACGCgacaaaaaaagcagaggagaTCTTAAAGACACAGCATTTTCCCGTCTTATTCAGCATGtcgagaaagaaaaagatggtgTTCAGAAAGCTGTAGATCTCATGAAAGCAGCTTACACATCTTTGGAAAGggatgcatttgtggcacaacAGCTTGCCCGTCTGCTTTACACAAATTTAAGGTTCGAAGAGGCCTTAGAATGGGCAGAAGAAGCAAAATCTCTTCTTCCATATGATATGTTCATCCTCGACACATTGGGACAAGTTTACAAGAGGTGGTTTTACCACTTGTATGACACGCTTGAGGAAAAAGAGCCAACACCTGAAAGGGCTGTTGAAATCATTGACACTGCTGTCAAAGGAATTTCTGCCTTCAGAGCCTCAGAAAAAACACCAAAGGTAGAGACTGTCAGTCTCAACAGTTCATACCAAGGGGAAGTAGATGTTGGCTGTAGGCTGTTAAAATTCTTGTCAGTGGTAGATGTTTTTTCAACCAATACTGGAAATTCTGAGTTGATGAAGTACTTGCTAACAGACTACATACCAGCTGAAGTAAAAAATCCCTGGCAGAAGTTTCATTATAAATTGAAAGGATTACAAAAGAGCTTGTACCACGCACTTGAGTCCATTTCTGAGGACCTCAGCTACTTTCACACAGATATCAGCGAAGAGGATGAAGAACTTGATGCAAGGGATCCAGAACAAGTATACAATCCTAGAAGATGGCTGAAGAGGAAGAGTGCTATATATGCTGGCTTTTTCTGCAACATACCAGATGAGGGCAAAAATGCTGAAATGGCCTGTCCAGCTGAAAAGCTTAATCCGTTCCAAAGACAGATGAAGACTTATGAGCTTGGTGGAGGAAATGTTACATCCATCCTCTCATTACTTCATGATAAGAaaccagagagagcaggaaaaaaGCTTGAGAGAATAATTGGCATGTACCCAGCAAACCTGACAAGGAATGACCTTGACCAGACAGAGCTTGCAAACTTCATCTTTTGTCAAATAGCTCTTAACTGTACTTTACCTGGCTCCTCAAAGCTACTGTCCCTTCAAAAGCTTCAAGATCTCAGCATGAGATTTAATACAAAGGGGAGAAACATATCGTCAGCAAgtgctctctttcttctttcccttctATTTTGGCCTGAGACAAGCAATGAAGAACTCAATTCTGTTAGTAGTCAGATTCTTATACCAGCTATTAATGAACTTCAGAAAGTCTTTCAGCAAAAAATGCGTGTCTGTCCAAGTAAAAGCAGAAAGGTGTCCCACTTCTTTCTGGCAAAGGCACAAGGCCTTAACAAGATTGTCCACAGAAGTGCTATTGAAAAGCACATTAAAGGTACTCTAAGTGAAAGAAATCTGAAGTGGCTCGGAGGGGAAGTATGGAAAACCAAGCAAGTTGATCAGTTATTGAAACGTGTTGAAGGATGGACAGAAAATGGAAACTTGTTTGTCAAAGGTGCAACCAGAGACAGCAAGATTAGGGCCTTTCCGCAAAATGCTGCCTCCCTGCCACATGCAAATGAAAACGTCACCTTCTACTTGGGCTTTTCATTTGATGGAGTGGTTGCCTTTGACATTCAAGTCATGAAATAA